The sequence below is a genomic window from Henriciella marina DSM 19595.
ATCGCGGCGAACGCCCATTACCGCGAGCTGACGCAGAAAATCCTCTCCAGTATGAAAGACACTGCAGCACCTGTATCGTTTGACCGGCTGTTTTCGTCGATGCCTGGATTGGCCGCACCGGTCTTTCGCCTGTCCCGCGCGGCAAAGGCCAGCAAGTCCCTCAATGAGGTTTTACCCGCCATGACGATCGGCTCGGATGCAGAGCCTGTGCAGTATGAAGCCATCGTTGCGCCGCTTCCACGCGGCCGGGTTATGTGGCGCCTTAGAGAAGTGAGCACAATGTCGTTGGCCGATGGCGGCGCAACCGACTCGCATTCTCTGTATGTGGAAGACTCGCCCGTCGGCTTTTTCGCGGTGCGTCCTGATGGCCGGATTGCCTATGCCAACAAGTGGCTACGCGAACTGATTGGCCTGCCGGAAACGGCGCGTAATGTGCGGCTGGACGATATCATGCGCCCGGAATTTGTGCGGATGCTTGCCAAGGACAAGAAGAGCGGCCTGCCGAGCCGGGCCCAGATCATGATGCGCACGCGCGACGGCGTCGAAATGTCGGTGCAGGCGGTGACCTCATGGTCGGGCAAGGGGGTGAATGCCCAAGGCCGGACGATCATACTGCCAGCTCAGCTCGCGAGCGGAGAACGTGAAGGCCGGTTCAGCGCGCCAATGGCTGTCCGCCCACCCGCAGCCGATGGCGACCCCATGTTCAACGAGGCGCCATTTGGTGTGGCGCGTCTTGAAGGAAGCAGTGTTGAAAGCGCGCGCATTGTCGATGCGAACCGGGCCCTTCGTGAGATTGCAACGGGGTTCGAGGCAGGGTCGAGCTTTGCCGATCTGTTCCTGCAGGACGCCGATGACAGCCAGGAAGCGATTGCAGAAAAACTGGTTGAGGCTGTCGATAGGCCAGCTGGCCTTAAACTGGCGGGCGATCCCCCGCGCAGTGTGAACGTGTTCGTGTCCCTCGACAGTGTCGGCCAGCCATCGGTTGCCTACATCATTGACGTAACTGACCAGAAGGACCTTGAGGTCCGTCTCGCCCAAGGCGAAAAAATGCAGGCCATCGGCCAGCTCGCTGGCGGTGTCGCGCACGATTTCAACAATGTTCTGACGGGTATCATGCTTAATAATGATGAGCTGATGACCCAGCATCCGGTTGGCGACCCGTCCTATGAGAACATCAAGAGCATCTATGAATTCTCGGTCCGCGCGAAGGATCTCGTGCGCATGCTTCTGGCCTATGCCCGCCAGCAGACCTTCAAGCGCGAGATCGTCAATGCGACCGACTTCCTGTCGGAATTCTCGATCCTCTTGCGCCAGATCCTCGATGAGCGGATCGAGTTCAACACGGTGCACGGGCGTAACCTGCCTTACATCAAGGCGGACCTGAACCAGCTTGAGACGGCGATCATCAACCTCGTGACGAACGCACGGGACGCCATGCTTCTTTCAGGACAAAGCGGTGGGTCACTGACGATCCGCACGTCTGCCGCGACCGGGAAAGATGCCCACGACAACGGCTTCTCCTATGTCGATGATGGCGACTATCTGCTGATCGAGGTCGCCGACACAGGCTGCGGTATCCCGGCAGAAATCCTCAACAAGATCTTCCAGCCCTTCTTCACGACAAAGGATGTCGGCGTCGGAACGGGGCTCGGCCTCGCCACTGTTTATGGGATCATCAAACAGTCCGAGGGCTATATTTGCCCGATCTCTAAAGTGGGGCAGGGCACGACCTTCCAGATCTATCTGCCGGCGCTGAAGGAAGAAGACATTCCGCAGGTGGAAGAGGCCGGCCCGGAGGAGACCGCCGAAGAGCCGCGTCCGATGGATATCTCGGGCCGTGGCCGCATTCTTCTGGTTGAGGATGAGAAGGGGCTGCGCGACATTGCCGTCATGCATCTCATCTCACGCGGTTATGACGTGGATTCGGCCGGTGACGGTGAGGAAGCGCTCGAAATGCTCGAAGATGATCCGGGCGGTTATGATCTTATCATCTCAGACGTGATCATGCCGGGCATGGACGGGCCGACGCTTATCCGGGAGGCCAAGGAATATCTCGGCGATGCGCGCGTGATCTTCGTGTCCGGTTATGCCGATCCGAACATTGCCAAGAAGCTCGACGATGACCGTGAGATTTCCTTCCTGCCCAAGCCGTTCAATGTGCGCCAGCTGGCCGAACGGGTGAAGCAGCAGCTAGGGGTTCGCAAGGAACGCGAGGCAGCTTAAGCGCGGACGTTCAGTCTGCGCGCCAGCGCGCGCAGATCGACGTTGGCAGCATCCGTCCGCTTTTTTCTTCGGGTAGGGCCATCTCGCCCATCTCGATGCGGCCGCCGAAAGCTTCCATCCGGTCGCCCAGGGCCTGCGCCAGCGCAATATGTGACAGGCGAACCGCATAGGCGGTCAGGATCACGAAAAGCGGTTTTTCGACGAGCAGCTCTGCAACGCCATCGAGCAGGCCGGGAAGGTCTTCCTCGAAGCGCCAGGTTTCATTCTTTGTGCCCCGACCGAATTTTGGTGGGTCGAGGATAATGGCGTCATACCGGTTGCCGCGCCTTTGCTCGCGCGCGACGAATTTCATCGCATCGTCGGCAATCCATCTGATCGTGCGGTCATCGAGACCGGACATGGTCTGGGCGTCCTTGCCGAAGCCGTTTGATTTCGGGCTGGCATCAAGGTGCATCACCTCTGCGCCTGCCTGCGCGCAGGCGAGCGACATGAGGCCCGTATAGCCAAAGAGGTTCAGGACCTTTGCCGGCCGGGTGGCGGCCTTTAGCTGCTCCTGCGCAAACGCCCAGTGTACGGCATGTTCCTGAAAGACACCCATATGCCGGAAAGGCGTGCGGCGCGCTTCAAAGCGCAGACCATTCCAACTCATCGGCCAGGCGTCCGGCGCTTTCTTGTTGAGCCTGCGCCACTGACCGCTTTCATCGTCGCCTGCCTTGGCATCGAACCAGGCATCGGCTTTCCAGGTGTCGACGGGGTGCTGTGGCCGCCAGAAGGCCTGCGGGTCTGGACGGATGACTGTCTGGCTGCCGAAACGCTCACGTTTCAGGCCATCGCCGCTATCCAGCAGGGCGTAATCATCCCAGTTATCTGCAAGGAAAAGTGTCTGCTCATATTTCATGAAAAGCCTCTCTGCCGCCAGGCTTCATAGGTCATGACGGCGGTCGCCTGAGCAAGGTTGAGACTGTCGGCGCCGCCGCGCATTGGAATGAGGCAGAGTGTATCGCACGTCGCTTCGACGGGATCGGGGAGCCCCGCCTGTTCATTGCCCATCAGGATAACGCTCGCGCCGGTCATGTCGGCCTCTGTGTGACGGACCGTTCCGTTCACGCTGGCCGCAAAGACAGAGAGGCCAGCCCCGGTGCGCCAAGCCTGGAATTCGTCGAAGCTACAGCGCGCAAAGGCGATATCGAAGATCGACCCCATGGACGCGCGGACAGCCTCCACGCTGTAAGGGTCGCAGCATTGTTCAATGAGAAGCACACCGGCGAGACCTGCGCAGTCAGCGGTGCGCAATATGGTGCCGAGATTTCCCGGATCGCGCACTTCATAGAGCCCGATCCAGAGAGACGATTTCGGTACGGCAAGCTCATCGAGCGATGGCGCGCCCTGTTTGAAAGCGCCAATCACAGCTTGCGGATTGTCCTTGCGGGCGATCTGGCCCGCCAGCCTGTCGGTGACCTGTACGGTGCGTGCGCCAGCTCCTGCGGCGCGGGCGACGAGGTCGCGCACGAAGGGTCTCTCTGCACTAGAGGCTGAGACAATAAGACTGTCGAGCGACCAGCCTGCGGAAAGGCCCTGCTCAACCAGCCGCGCGCCTTCGGCCAGGAAGAGGCCCGTCTCGGCGCGGCCCTTCTTTCGCTCAAGGCTGCGAAGCATTTTAACGAGCGGATTGCCCGTGCTGGAAATTGTCTCAAGCTCAGATGACATGGGCGGCGTTTAGCACAGACTTCGCCGAAGACAATTGACGCGGGCACCGGTGTTCGGTCTCTTGCGAGAATCAAGACAGAGACCGTCGGTCAGTCCTGCGCGCCAGCAATGCAGCTAGAGCAGGCTGTCCGTCGATAGGGCGGGGTGACCCTGTCTCATCGCCTGTAGTGGGAGCCAATACCATGGCCTTGGTTCATGAATATGTCTGGTACGTCCTCGCGGGCGCGCTTGTCGTTGGCTTCATACTTGCCTGGATAATGCGTGGTCTCCGGAAATCGCCTGCCGCGCAGCGCGCCATTGTCGACCGCGATATCGCTCTGCTTGAACTTCAACAGACCAAGGATGAGCTCGACAGCCTTTTTGCGGCGCAGCGAAAATGGAAAGCTGAAAGCAAGGCGGCAGCCGCAGAAGGCGCGGACCCGGCGCTGAAGGCCGAGGTCGAGCGCCTGAAAGCCGAGCTGGCGGCGGCGAAGGCTTCAGCGGAATTCGCACCTGCAACGCCTGCCGCGCAGCCCGAAGCTGTACACCAGGGTGAGACCGCTGCTGCACCGCTCCCCGCCGCGCCAAAAGCACCGGCCCCCGAAGAGGTGGCGATGCGCAAAGCTCTTATCGCGCGCAACGAATACCTCGAAGAACGGGTCCATGACGTCGAGCTTCGCTTGCATGAAATGGCCAAATCCTACGCGACCGCCAAAGCGCAGGAGGCCGATGCGGTGACCTCCGAGGGCGGCAAAGCGGCCTGGATTGCAAGCTATCTCGCCGTCAGGGCTGAGGCCTTGCAGGCGAGACTGCTCGCGCTTGAGGCCTCCCCCAAAGCGCCCGCCTTACCGGATAATACCGCTGCGCCTGATGATGATCATGACAAAGACGAAGAGGCCAACACCACAGAGCGCGACGAGGAGATTGCGCGGCTTCGCTGGCGTAACCGGTATCTTGAGAGCCGGCTTGCCTATCTTGGCCAGCCTGCCGCACGTATCGACAAGGACAACAGACCGCCAGCTCAGTCCGCTGCGCAACCAGCTCGTCCTTCAGTAAACACGTCGCAGACCGCAACAACTGCGCCGCGGCCGGCCACGCCCCCCGGCGAAACGCGTCTGAAGCCTGCTGAAACAGGTCCGGATCGGACGGCCGCAAGAGGCCCGCGATTTTCCAGCCCGCTTTCTGCGCTCGCATCAGCTGCTCAGGAGCGTCAGGCGAGTGAGCCGGCGCGCCCGTCCGTGGTTACTCCTGAAGAGGGCGCGCCCTCAAAACCGCCTGCGCAAGAAGCGGCCAATGGCCAGGCCGATGACCTTACCCGTATTTCAGGGCTCAGCTCCTCCATCGAGCTCAAGCTGAATGAGATCGGGATCTGGCATTATGTACAGATTGCGCGGTGGTCACAGGGCAATCTCGAATGGGTGGACCAGGAGTTTGGCCTCGACGGACAGGCAAAGCGCGAGGGCTGGATCAGCCAGGCGCGCCAGCTCGTGGAGTAGCCTCGTGGGGGCGAACCTGGCAGCGACGCAGGATTAAATCGCCGCGCGGTGAACGAACCAGTCATTTGCGAGTTAGCCCGATCAGGTTACAGTCAGTCAAAATCGGAGAGATCGCATGACACTGGAACGGGACGGGTCAATGAAACAGGTCGCAATGAAGACACCACGCAAGCTAGAGCGGCGTGCTTTTGCGGGGCTTGCCGCGTCGCTGGCCCTTGCGGCTGCCGCGTGCAGCACCAACCCCTATACGGGGGAGCAGCAATTCGCAGCTTATGACGATGCGCAGCTTTCGCAGGCGTCGGCGCAGGCCTGGCAGCAACTGAAGTCGCAGACGCCTACGCTCAGCTCTGGAGCGCAGTACCAGAGGGTCCAGCGCGTCTGGAGCCGGATTGCAGCGGCCTCGCCAAAGGCGGGCGAACAGTGGGACGTCAGCGTGTTCAATTCCGAGGAAGTGAATGCCTTCGTCATGCCCGGTAACCGGGTCGGCGTTTACACTGGCCTGCTCAACCTCGTCGAAAACGATGACCAGCTTGCCGCGGTACTCGGCCATGAGGTCGCGCACTCCATCTATCGCCACGCCAATCAACGCGCGACCCGGGCAGCGGCCGCGTCGACAGCAGTGCAACTAGGCGCAGCCGCTGCCGGCAGCTCCAATGTTGGCATCGGGGCTGATCAGGTGAACGCGCTTGGAAGTGTGGCGGCCAACCTTGGTGTTGTGCTTCCCTATAGCCGCAATGCCGAGCTTGAGGCTGACCTTGCCGGCGTCGATTACATGGTGCGGGCCAGGTATGATCCGCGCGCGGCGATCCGCCTCTGGGAGGTGATGCAGCAGAATAACAGTCAGCG
It includes:
- a CDS encoding ATP-binding protein, with product MTDHLPDDTALGDQIIAGQEEHEEMSRTDLLQLAFWGCLLVSVAAASVAIAWPEAVGGIGPMLLISMAAGGMVFLLWVLKGAGRKLGLFPQRGAAAEAVAASGPRFGWIEAFDEAVLVADPGGAPIAANAHYRELTQKILSSMKDTAAPVSFDRLFSSMPGLAAPVFRLSRAAKASKSLNEVLPAMTIGSDAEPVQYEAIVAPLPRGRVMWRLREVSTMSLADGGATDSHSLYVEDSPVGFFAVRPDGRIAYANKWLRELIGLPETARNVRLDDIMRPEFVRMLAKDKKSGLPSRAQIMMRTRDGVEMSVQAVTSWSGKGVNAQGRTIILPAQLASGEREGRFSAPMAVRPPAADGDPMFNEAPFGVARLEGSSVESARIVDANRALREIATGFEAGSSFADLFLQDADDSQEAIAEKLVEAVDRPAGLKLAGDPPRSVNVFVSLDSVGQPSVAYIIDVTDQKDLEVRLAQGEKMQAIGQLAGGVAHDFNNVLTGIMLNNDELMTQHPVGDPSYENIKSIYEFSVRAKDLVRMLLAYARQQTFKREIVNATDFLSEFSILLRQILDERIEFNTVHGRNLPYIKADLNQLETAIINLVTNARDAMLLSGQSGGSLTIRTSAATGKDAHDNGFSYVDDGDYLLIEVADTGCGIPAEILNKIFQPFFTTKDVGVGTGLGLATVYGIIKQSEGYICPISKVGQGTTFQIYLPALKEEDIPQVEEAGPEETAEEPRPMDISGRGRILLVEDEKGLRDIAVMHLISRGYDVDSAGDGEEALEMLEDDPGGYDLIISDVIMPGMDGPTLIREAKEYLGDARVIFVSGYADPNIAKKLDDDREISFLPKPFNVRQLAERVKQQLGVRKEREAA
- a CDS encoding class I SAM-dependent methyltransferase; this encodes MKYEQTLFLADNWDDYALLDSGDGLKRERFGSQTVIRPDPQAFWRPQHPVDTWKADAWFDAKAGDDESGQWRRLNKKAPDAWPMSWNGLRFEARRTPFRHMGVFQEHAVHWAFAQEQLKAATRPAKVLNLFGYTGLMSLACAQAGAEVMHLDASPKSNGFGKDAQTMSGLDDRTIRWIADDAMKFVAREQRRGNRYDAIILDPPKFGRGTKNETWRFEEDLPGLLDGVAELLVEKPLFVILTAYAVRLSHIALAQALGDRMEAFGGRIEMGEMALPEEKSGRMLPTSICARWRAD
- a CDS encoding TrmH family RNA methyltransferase, which gives rise to MSSELETISSTGNPLVKMLRSLERKKGRAETGLFLAEGARLVEQGLSAGWSLDSLIVSASSAERPFVRDLVARAAGAGARTVQVTDRLAGQIARKDNPQAVIGAFKQGAPSLDELAVPKSSLWIGLYEVRDPGNLGTILRTADCAGLAGVLLIEQCCDPYSVEAVRASMGSIFDIAFARCSFDEFQAWRTGAGLSVFAASVNGTVRHTEADMTGASVILMGNEQAGLPDPVEATCDTLCLIPMRGGADSLNLAQATAVMTYEAWRQRGFS
- a CDS encoding M48 family metallopeptidase; this encodes MTLERDGSMKQVAMKTPRKLERRAFAGLAASLALAAAACSTNPYTGEQQFAAYDDAQLSQASAQAWQQLKSQTPTLSSGAQYQRVQRVWSRIAAASPKAGEQWDVSVFNSEEVNAFVMPGNRVGVYTGLLNLVENDDQLAAVLGHEVAHSIYRHANQRATRAAAASTAVQLGAAAAGSSNVGIGADQVNALGSVAANLGVVLPYSRNAELEADLAGVDYMVRARYDPRAAIRLWEVMQQNNSQRTADFLSTHPNPEVRQQRIREYIQQKGY